A genomic stretch from Candidatus Saganbacteria bacterium includes:
- the purQ gene encoding phosphoribosylformylglycinamidine synthase subunit PurQ, translating into MKFGIIVFPGSNCDHDIYHVIKDVLKQPVEYIWHTEHNLSGFDCIVLPGGFSYGDYLRCGAIARFSKVMEALRQFADSGKLVVGICNGFQILCEAGFLPGALQRNKDLKFICKHIHLKVENNKTKFTKKYGRGEVLRIPIAHGEGNYTCDKQTLASLKKNNQIVFTYHGENPNGSMLNIAGICNKKRNVIGLMPHPERASESILGSTDGLRFFKSILSR; encoded by the coding sequence ATGAAGTTTGGGATCATAGTATTCCCGGGGTCAAACTGCGACCATGATATCTACCACGTCATAAAAGACGTCCTAAAACAACCTGTCGAATACATTTGGCACACGGAACACAACTTAAGCGGCTTTGACTGTATTGTTCTTCCGGGAGGCTTTTCTTACGGCGATTATTTGAGATGCGGAGCAATAGCTCGATTTTCAAAGGTTATGGAAGCCTTAAGACAATTCGCGGATTCGGGAAAACTTGTGGTCGGGATCTGTAACGGATTCCAAATATTATGCGAAGCCGGATTTTTGCCGGGCGCTCTGCAGCGAAATAAAGATCTAAAATTTATATGCAAACATATCCATCTTAAAGTTGAGAATAACAAAACAAAATTCACAAAAAAATATGGTAGGGGAGAGGTATTAAGAATTCCAATAGCCCATGGCGAAGGAAATTATACCTGCGATAAGCAGACCCTCGCCTCGCTAAAAAAGAACAATCAGATCGTTTTCACATATCACGGCGAAAACCCTAACGGCAGCATGCTAAATATTGCGGGGATTTGCAATAAAAAACGCAATGTTATAGGCCTTATGCCTCATCCGGAACGCGCGTCGGAATCGATCTTAGGGTCAACAGACGGATTAAGGTTCTTTAAATCGATCCTTTCCCGCTGA
- a CDS encoding adenylosuccinate lyase, translating to MIDRYTLPRMKEIWSEENKFKKWLEVELAACEGWTRLKRIPSSCLKKIKSKASFDVNRINEIEKTVDHDVIAFLTSVAEKVGPDSRFIHMGLTSSDVVDTSLSLLMREAGTLILNDIKDLIRVLRRMAKKYENAVMMGRTHGVHAEPMTFGLKMALYMSEMERNYERMQKAVSVISYGKFSGAVGTYSNIDPKVEEIACGILQLTPSKVSSQVLQRDRHAEYLTTIAIIGGTLEKIALEIRGLQKTEIGEVEEPFKKGQKGSSAMPHKKNPITCERICGLARVLRGNATVAVENMALWHERDISHSGAERIVIPDSTTLLDYMLTSITRVVDNLIVNTENMKRNIERSGGLIYSQRLLLALVDRGLTREDAYQLVQANAMKARGLSKNLKTVVMEDYKITKHLSLKDIEEIFDIRYYLRNVPKIFTRLGIA from the coding sequence ATGATCGATAGGTATACGCTTCCAAGGATGAAAGAAATATGGAGTGAAGAGAATAAATTTAAAAAATGGCTTGAAGTAGAACTTGCCGCATGCGAAGGATGGACGCGGTTAAAAAGGATACCTTCTTCTTGCCTAAAAAAGATCAAGAGCAAAGCGTCTTTTGATGTTAACCGCATAAACGAGATCGAAAAAACCGTGGATCATGACGTTATAGCCTTCCTAACGTCGGTTGCGGAAAAAGTTGGCCCCGATTCCAGGTTCATCCATATGGGTCTTACATCATCAGATGTTGTCGATACTTCTTTATCGCTGCTTATGCGTGAAGCCGGAACTCTGATCTTGAACGATATCAAAGACTTGATACGTGTTTTGCGGCGCATGGCAAAGAAATATGAAAATGCGGTCATGATGGGACGAACTCATGGAGTTCATGCCGAACCTATGACCTTTGGCCTCAAAATGGCGCTGTATATGTCCGAAATGGAAAGGAATTACGAGAGAATGCAAAAAGCAGTAAGTGTAATTTCATACGGCAAATTCTCGGGAGCTGTTGGAACATACTCAAACATAGATCCAAAAGTTGAAGAGATCGCTTGCGGGATATTACAGTTAACGCCTTCAAAAGTTTCATCTCAAGTATTGCAAAGGGATCGCCACGCCGAATATTTAACGACAATAGCTATTATCGGTGGAACGCTGGAAAAGATAGCTCTAGAAATTCGAGGCCTTCAAAAGACAGAGATCGGAGAAGTCGAAGAACCCTTCAAGAAAGGCCAAAAGGGATCGTCAGCAATGCCTCACAAGAAAAACCCTATTACATGCGAGCGGATCTGCGGGCTGGCGCGGGTCCTTCGCGGCAACGCAACGGTCGCCGTTGAAAATATGGCCCTTTGGCACGAAAGGGATATATCGCATTCCGGCGCTGAACGCATAGTGATCCCAGACTCAACAACGCTTTTGGACTATATGCTAACTTCAATTACGCGCGTTGTCGATAATCTTATAGTAAACACAGAGAACATGAAAAGAAACATCGAAAGAAGCGGCGGCCTTATTTATTCGCAAAGGCTCCTTTTGGCTTTGGTAGACCGAGGCTTAACCCGAGAAGACGCCTACCAGCTTGTCCAGGCGAATGCGATGAAGGCGCGGGGACTTAGCAAGAACCTGAAAACCGTTGTCATGGAAGACTACAAGATCACAAAACATTTATCGCTGAAGGATATTGAAGAAATATTCGATATCCGTTATTATCTAAGGAACGTTCCAAAAATATTTACAAGGCTGGGAATAGCATGA
- the purS gene encoding phosphoribosylformylglycinamidine synthase subunit PurS codes for MKAKIYVTHKKGVLDPQGKTVESALKTLGYKNVSNLHVGKYIELEIDGRDKKKIEKQVIEMCDKLLSNPIIEQYRFEVVPSGVEG; via the coding sequence ATGAAAGCAAAAATTTACGTAACGCATAAGAAAGGCGTTTTAGATCCTCAAGGAAAAACGGTCGAATCAGCGCTCAAGACTTTGGGATACAAGAACGTCTCGAACCTCCATGTCGGAAAATATATAGAGCTGGAAATCGATGGCAGGGACAAGAAAAAGATAGAAAAACAAGTGATCGAGATGTGCGACAAGCTTCTTTCAAACCCTATAATCGAACAGTATAGATTTGAGGTTGTCCCGAGCGGAGTCGAGGGATGA
- a CDS encoding cellulase family glycosylhydrolase has protein sequence MLFIFILSFSTLFILAGCGVDSNKYTIRSITLSPSNAQIFSTKTQQFTCKALYGDGMQRDFFGASFAVDIPSSGIIDKNGLFTASNTNATIEATITAAYGNLMASAEITVSPEITTKEAVALVNTPEVPQNLAVSNITPYTAKITISGGADGYILSFGLDEAASNSGLIEAMSNTIPLSGLPSNSEIFFKAKAFKYADTGRIYSNYSNISSFDTANYPIKFDILENKIIDDKGNTIIFRGVNILDPAWMDLIYKNIDDKYFSALASWKVKIIRVPIHPAAYKYYGSTAYLKILDKVLDLAASHEIYAILDYHSIGFPPEGEYMGLTGTDTPWTGSIYAYTIQELIDFWKIIAEHYKNDNRVVFYELFNEPTKTNLPITDSTDNLITGSSLDKISWGLWKAQAEILVDIIRNINENAKIIVGGINYSYDLSYALKDPVNRPKIVYGTHPYPNQSMSSDTAFGNLVSKYPVFATEFGYAPGAAGKHYQGDDVYGTQIIQYLEGKKIGWTAWNFSTEWFPSLLLDWDYNTTASGSLFKNLLKSH, from the coding sequence ATGCTATTTATTTTCATCTTATCTTTTTCAACTTTATTTATTTTGGCCGGATGCGGGGTCGACTCGAACAAATATACAATAAGATCAATAACGCTATCGCCATCTAACGCCCAAATATTTTCAACAAAAACACAGCAATTTACATGCAAAGCCCTTTATGGTGACGGTATGCAGCGCGATTTTTTTGGCGCATCTTTTGCTGTAGATATTCCAAGTTCTGGTATAATTGATAAAAATGGGCTTTTTACAGCGTCTAATACAAACGCAACGATCGAAGCTACGATTACTGCGGCTTATGGGAATTTAATGGCAAGCGCTGAAATTACAGTGAGCCCGGAAATTACAACAAAAGAAGCGGTTGCTTTGGTAAATACGCCGGAAGTTCCGCAAAACCTTGCCGTTTCAAATATAACCCCCTACACAGCGAAAATTACAATTAGCGGCGGCGCTGACGGCTATATCCTGTCATTTGGTTTAGATGAAGCGGCATCAAATTCCGGCCTGATCGAAGCTATGAGCAATACAATCCCATTGTCAGGCCTCCCGTCAAATTCGGAGATATTTTTCAAAGCTAAAGCTTTTAAATACGCGGATACAGGGCGCATATACAGCAATTATTCGAATATTTCAAGCTTTGATACCGCAAATTATCCCATTAAATTCGATATTTTGGAAAACAAGATCATTGATGACAAAGGAAATACAATAATTTTCCGCGGCGTCAATATATTGGACCCTGCATGGATGGATTTGATCTATAAAAATATCGATGATAAATATTTTTCAGCGCTTGCGTCATGGAAAGTAAAAATAATTAGGGTCCCGATACATCCGGCAGCTTATAAATATTACGGCAGTACCGCATACCTTAAGATACTGGATAAAGTATTGGACCTTGCCGCATCGCATGAAATATATGCGATATTAGACTATCATTCCATAGGATTTCCGCCTGAAGGTGAATATATGGGTCTAACAGGAACAGATACGCCATGGACAGGATCGATATATGCGTATACAATCCAAGAATTGATAGATTTCTGGAAAATCATTGCCGAACATTATAAGAACGACAATAGAGTTGTGTTTTATGAGCTTTTTAATGAGCCTACAAAGACCAATTTACCTATAACTGATTCTACCGACAATCTAATAACCGGAAGCTCATTGGATAAGATATCATGGGGCTTATGGAAAGCCCAAGCTGAAATTTTAGTTGATATTATAAGAAATATTAACGAAAATGCAAAGATCATAGTAGGGGGGATAAATTATTCTTATGACCTATCGTATGCACTGAAAGATCCCGTAAACAGGCCAAAGATTGTCTATGGCACGCATCCATACCCGAATCAATCAATGAGCTCGGACACCGCATTTGGCAATTTAGTGTCAAAATACCCGGTTTTTGCTACCGAATTCGGCTATGCTCCGGGAGCCGCGGGCAAACATTACCAAGGTGATGATGTATACGGAACTCAAATTATCCAGTATTTAGAGGGCAAGAAAATAGGATGGACGGCTTGGAACTTTAGTACAGAATGGTTTCCGTCATTGTTATTAGACTGGGATTATAATACGACCGCGTCGGGTAGTTTGTTCAAAAATCTTCTCAAGTCGCACTAA